The Candidatus Omnitrophota bacterium DNA window GGGCGCTCTTCTTGGATTTGTATACGTTGGGTATGTCAGGATAATATTTTTTGCCGTATTTTTCCAGCACATATTTCTTCGCGTCTTCCTGCGCTTCTTTCGATATCTTTACGGAGTCGGTCCTCATATAAGTGATAAGACCGATGCTGCCCTCGTCGCCTATCTCGACGCCTTCATAAAGCGTCTGCGCTACATGCATAGTCTTTACGCTGGAGAACCTTAATTTATTGAACGCTTCCTGCTGTAGCTTGCTTGTAGTAAACGGAGGATAAGGCTTCTTCCTCTTCTTTGTCTCGCGGATATCACTTACTACGTAATGCTCTTTTTTAAGAATCGCCAGAACTTCTTCGGACTGCGCGTGCTTTTTAACATCTATTGGCTCGCCCTGATACTTTTCAAGCTTCGCTCTGAATTTTTCTTTCGGCGTGTCGCCTTTTCTCTTCAACTCGGCTTCTATATGCCAATACTCCTCGGGTTTAAATTTATTTATCTCATCCTCGCGTTCCACTATTATCCGCACAGCGACTGACTGAACACGGCCCGCGCTTAAGCCCCTGGAGACCTTTTTCCATAATAGCGGGCTTAATGTATATCCTACGAGCCTATCCAAAATCCTTCGCGCCTGTTGGGCGTTAACAAGGTTCATGTCTATGTCGCGCGGATGCTTGAAGGCGTTGGTTACGGCTTCTTTTGTAATTTCATCGAATGTTACGCGGTAGAATTTGGGCTTAACTTCATCTTTGGACTTGGATTTAGACTTGGCCTTCTTATCTTCGGAAAGGACGTTCCTTAAGTGCCAGCTTATAGCCTCACCTTCTCTATCAGGGTCCTGCGCGAGATATACGGCTTCTTTGGACTTGGTGGCTTTTTTCAGTACGGCAAGGTGTTTTCTTCTCTCTTGAATGACTATGTATTCCGGCTCGAAATTATTCTCTACATCGACACCGATCTTACTCTTGGGCAGGTCTATTATGTGACCCATGCTCGCCTCTACCGTATAATCGGGACCCAGAAACTTTTTTATCGTCTTTGACTTTGCGGGAGATTCTACTATTACAAGCTTTTTAGACATTGGCCGCCCTCACAAATTGTTTACCCGGTAACTGCTTAATAAGCCTCTTCATCTCCAGGCCGAGCACAACCTTTGATATTATATTCAAAGGCACTTTTGACTCTTTGACTAAATCGTCTATATACAACGGCTCATCGTTCAGTATCTTATAAACTTTTCTCTCATCATCCGTAAGAGAATTATAGATATAGGATTTTGTCTTCTTGGCTATCCTGTCATCCATAAGCTCTTTATCTTTACCGGTCACAGGCTCAATATCATGAAGCTGCAGCTCTTCAAATATATCATCCACCGACTGGATAAGTTTGGCGCCATCCTTTATCAGGTCATGAGTGCCGGCCGATGTAGCCGACGATATCTTTCCGGGCACCGCGAATACTTCGCGCCCCTGTTCAAGCGCTAAGCCTGCGGTTATCAACGCTCCGGAATTGCGCGCCGCCTCAACAACGACCAGGCCTAAAGACAGGCCGCTTATGATCCTGTTGCGTATCGGAAAGTTCCTTGGCAGCGGCGTCATGTCGTCTTCGAATTCTGTTATAACCGCGCCGAACTCGGCTATCTGGTCATACAATTTTTTGTTTTCAGGCGGATATATATGACCATGCCCGCTTCCCATAACCGCTATGGTCCTGCCTTTAGCCTTCAGGGCTCCTTTATGGGCCGCCGAATCTATCCCGCGCGCCATACCGCTAACCACTGTAATACCGTGCGACGCAATATCAAAGGCTATTTTTTCAGCCATTTCTAAGCCGTATATCGTGGCGCGGCGTGATCCTACTATCGCTATGGCGTTCGAATCATCTTTTTTTAAAGAACCGTTTACATAGAGCTGCGCGGGAGGCCTGTGAATATTTTTTAAATTTTCCGGATATTCAACGTCGTTTATCGAGATATTTATAATCACTTTGCCAAAATTTCCGCTATCTGGATAGCGTTCAATGCCGCGCCCTTGCGAATATTATCGCTGACGACCCACATAGAGATGCCGTTTTTAATCGACTCATCCTGGCGTATCCTGCCCACAAAAGTATCATCCTTACCTTCCGCGTAAATAGGCATAGGATAAGATTTATTCTTAGGGTCATCGACCACAGATACACCGGGTGATTTTGACAGGATCTTTCTTACCTCATCGGCCGTGATATGCTTCTCGGTCTCTATATTTACGCTCTCCGAATGCGCGTAGAAGACAGGCACTCTTACACATGTGGCATTGACTTGTATTGAATCGTCTTCCATTATCTTCTTGGTCTCGTTGACCATCTTTATCTCTTCTTTTGTGTATCCATTATCGAGAAAGACGTCTATCTGAGGTATTAAATTGAACGCTATAGGATGCGAAAATTCTACGGGTTTTATTTTTTTGCCATCAAGGAAATCTTTCGTCTGGTCGCGAAGCTCCTGTATCTTCTTCTGGCCCGCCCCTGAGACAGACTGGTAAGTCGTTACGACTATCCTCTTTATCTTCGCTATCTTGTGTATTGGATACAAAGCTACCACCATCTGTATGGTGGAACAATTGGGATTAGCTATTATTCCTTTATGCTCTTTTATACGGTGCGCGTTAACTTCCGGAACCACCAAAGGCACATCTTTATCCATCCTGTACGCGCTTGTATTATCGACGCATACCGCGCCCGCTTTTACAGCGCTGGGCAAAAATTCCAAGCTCCTGGAAGCCCCGGCGCTCGATAGCACTATATCTATATCTTTAAATGAATCGTGGCCAAGCACCTCAACAGGATATAGCTTGCCGTTAAATTTTAATTTCTTACCCTTTGAACGATCCGAGGCAAGAAGGCGCAAATTTTTTATCGGAAACTTCCGCTGCTGGAGTATATCCAAAAAACAGCTTCCGACCACTCCGGTCGCGCCCATTACCGCTACATTATAAAGCTTTCCCATCTTCTCTTCCTCTTACAAAAACTTTACCACAAGGTCGCCGACTTCCTGAGTCGAATAACCCATCTTGCCAGCCGCGAGGCTTTTTAATTCCGTCCTGGTTATTTTTATTACGGAATCCTCAATGGCTTTAGCCGCCTCGGTCTGGCCGACATTCTCCAGAAGCATAGCAAGCGCGCATATAGCCGCGAGAGGATTTATAACATTTTTGCCTGTATACTTAGGCGCCGAACCGCCTATAGGCTCAAACATCGAAACGCCTTTTGGGTTGACATTGCCGCCCGCCGCTATACCCATGCCGCCCTGTATCATAGCGCCCAGGTCAGTAATGATATCCCCGAACATATTGTCAGTGACTATACAATCAAACCACTCCGGATTCTTCACAAACCACATGGTAGTCGCGTCAACATGAGCATAATCTGTCTGTATATCAGGGTATTCTTCTTTAACCTCGTTGAAAGTCCTCTGCCAAAGGTCCCAGGCATACGTAAGAACGTTCGTCTTACCGCATAACGTCAATTTTTTCCTCTTGTTACGCTTTCTGCAATAGTCGAAGGCATAGCGTACGCATCTCTCAACGCCTTTCCTGGTATTGTGCGATATCTGTATCGCGACTTCATTCTTTGTGCCCTTCTTTATAAATTTGCCAAGACCTTTATAAAGGCCTTCGGAGTTTTCTCTTATGACAACAAAATCTATATCCTCCGGTTTTTTGTCCTTTATGGGACAAAAGTCGGGGTTATATAATTTTATCGGCCTTAAATTTATATACTGATCAAGACCAAATCTTAATTTCAGCAGAAGCCCCTGTTCCAATATGCCGGGTTTAACATCAGGATGGCCTATGGCCCCCAAATATATAGCGTCAAACTTTTTTAAATCTCTGATCTCTTTGTCGGAAATGATCTTGCCTGTCTTAAGATACCTCTCGCCGCCATAGCTAAACATCGTATTGGCGTATTTGAATCCGAATTTCTTCGACGCGGCCTCCAGGACTTTCAAGCCTTCCCTTATAACCTCTGGCCCTGTCCCGTCTCCGCCTATTACCGCAATTTTATAAGATCTATTACCCATCGCTTCTATCCCAACCTCCTCTACTTTGCTTTTTTTATCTGTTCTATAAGTCCGCCCGCCTTTATTATCTTCTGCATAAAGGGCGGATACTTTTCAAACTTGTAATTCTCTTTTCTCGTTAAATTCCTTATTACGCCTTTCACGGTATCGACCGCAACGGTGTCGCCGGCCTTTATCTTCTTCGATGCCTCTTCGCACTCGACTATCGGAAGACCAATATTGATGCTGTTCCTAAAAAATATCCTGGCAAAGTTTTGGGCAATAACACATGCCACACCGGCGGCCTTTATCGCC harbors:
- the topA gene encoding type I DNA topoisomerase, which gives rise to MSKKLVIVESPAKSKTIKKFLGPDYTVEASMGHIIDLPKSKIGVDVENNFEPEYIVIQERRKHLAVLKKATKSKEAVYLAQDPDREGEAISWHLRNVLSEDKKAKSKSKSKDEVKPKFYRVTFDEITKEAVTNAFKHPRDIDMNLVNAQQARRILDRLVGYTLSPLLWKKVSRGLSAGRVQSVAVRIIVEREDEINKFKPEEYWHIEAELKRKGDTPKEKFRAKLEKYQGEPIDVKKHAQSEEVLAILKKEHYVVSDIRETKKRKKPYPPFTTSKLQQEAFNKLRFSSVKTMHVAQTLYEGVEIGDEGSIGLITYMRTDSVKISKEAQEDAKKYVLEKYGKKYYPDIPNVYKSKKSAQEAHEATRPTLPLREPNDIKDYLTPDQLKLYTLIWNRFISSQMTEAILAQTSADIKAGEYLFRTTTTKVAFDGYMVLYDIDAEKEEEKKIEGKMPLLSVDEPLDLLELIPSQHFTKPPPRYSDGSLVKALEELGIGRPSTYAPTMQTIVMRDYVRRESGYLKPTELGTIVTRLLMEHFPKVLDVEFTAKMEDELDGIEEGEIDWKILLKSFYSPFMHTVDKAKVAMQDVKKEVIPTNEVCTLCGKPMVIKWGRRGKFLSCSDYPRCKHARSITSGVKCPSPGCEGELVERRSTRGIFYGCTKFPTCRYTARKLPGKEETKEEAVEEV
- the dprA gene encoding DNA-processing protein DprA, which encodes MIINISINDVEYPENLKNIHRPPAQLYVNGSLKKDDSNAIAIVGSRRATIYGLEMAEKIAFDIASHGITVVSGMARGIDSAAHKGALKAKGRTIAVMGSGHGHIYPPENKKLYDQIAEFGAVITEFEDDMTPLPRNFPIRNRIISGLSLGLVVVEAARNSGALITAGLALEQGREVFAVPGKISSATSAGTHDLIKDGAKLIQSVDDIFEELQLHDIEPVTGKDKELMDDRIAKKTKSYIYNSLTDDERKVYKILNDEPLYIDDLVKESKVPLNIISKVVLGLEMKRLIKQLPGKQFVRAANV
- a CDS encoding aspartate-semialdehyde dehydrogenase, with the translated sequence MGKLYNVAVMGATGVVGSCFLDILQQRKFPIKNLRLLASDRSKGKKLKFNGKLYPVEVLGHDSFKDIDIVLSSAGASRSLEFLPSAVKAGAVCVDNTSAYRMDKDVPLVVPEVNAHRIKEHKGIIANPNCSTIQMVVALYPIHKIAKIKRIVVTTYQSVSGAGQKKIQELRDQTKDFLDGKKIKPVEFSHPIAFNLIPQIDVFLDNGYTKEEIKMVNETKKIMEDDSIQVNATCVRVPVFYAHSESVNIETEKHITADEVRKILSKSPGVSVVDDPKNKSYPMPIYAEGKDDTFVGRIRQDESIKNGISMWVVSDNIRKGAALNAIQIAEILAK
- a CDS encoding 3-isopropylmalate dehydrogenase yields the protein MGNRSYKIAVIGGDGTGPEVIREGLKVLEAASKKFGFKYANTMFSYGGERYLKTGKIISDKEIRDLKKFDAIYLGAIGHPDVKPGILEQGLLLKLRFGLDQYINLRPIKLYNPDFCPIKDKKPEDIDFVVIRENSEGLYKGLGKFIKKGTKNEVAIQISHNTRKGVERCVRYAFDYCRKRNKRKKLTLCGKTNVLTYAWDLWQRTFNEVKEEYPDIQTDYAHVDATTMWFVKNPEWFDCIVTDNMFGDIITDLGAMIQGGMGIAAGGNVNPKGVSMFEPIGGSAPKYTGKNVINPLAAICALAMLLENVGQTEAAKAIEDSVIKITRTELKSLAAGKMGYSTQEVGDLVVKFL
- a CDS encoding 3-isopropylmalate dehydratase small subunit → MAYKGRVFKFGEDVNTDDIIAAKYLNTTDKKELASHCMEHIDKDFAGKVKPSDIIVAGKNFGCGSSREHAPVAIKAAGVACVIAQNFARIFFRNSINIGLPIVECEEASKKIKAGDTVAVDTVKGVIRNLTRKENYKFEKYPPFMQKIIKAGGLIEQIKKAK